One window of the Montipora foliosa isolate CH-2021 chromosome 4, ASM3666993v2, whole genome shotgun sequence genome contains the following:
- the LOC138001224 gene encoding uncharacterized protein, translated as MGFNEDDINQSWESWRDLFLNAVDSFIPKIKLKDSKSPKWIDSEIIKLSKQKYRLWKRAKQSDSPILWNNYGAKRRQIKTATKRKYQDFLMNMQTNLNDYPKKFWSFYGAKTKSERILKVVCFGDQKASTAVAKANLFNRSFASVFHKPNINAITSTHTATDNELHLIQTSIEVVTKELKAIDPSRAYGPDQIPGRLFKECTSEVAPSLTRFINLSLRVGCVPTDWKCANIVPVFKKGNKEEVINYRSFLY; from the coding sequence ATGGGATTTAATGAGGATGATATCAATCAAAGCTGGGAAAGTTGGCGCGATTTATTCTTAAACGCTGTTGAttcatttattccaaaaattAAGCTCAAGGATTCCAAATCTCCCAAATGGATTGATAGTGAAATTATCAAGTTATCAAAGCAGAAGTACCGCTTATGGAAGAGAGCGAAGCAGTCTGATTCACCAATACTCTGGAACAATTATGGGGCGAAACGTAGACAGATAAAAACTGCTACTAAGCGAAAATATCAGGACTTTCTAATGAATATGCAGACCAATCTTAATGATTACCCGAAGAAATTCTGGTCCTTCTACGGGGCAAAAACAAAATCTGAAAGGATTCTTAAAGTGGTCTGCTTTGGTGATCAGAAGGCTTCTACAGCTGTAGCCAAGGCTAACCTTTTCAATCGCTCCTTTGCCTCTGTCTTTCATAAGCCCAATATAAATGCAATAACAAGTACGCACACAGCTACAGATAATGAGCTTCACCTAATTCAAACAAGCATCGAAGTAGTGACGAAAGAACTAAAAGCTATTGATCCATCGAGAGCTTATGGACCGGATCAAATCCCAGGGAGACTTTTCAAAGAATGTACTTCTGAGGTTGCTCCCTCACTCACGCGTTTCATTAATCTATCTTTACGTGTTGGCTGTGTCCCTACAGATTGGAAGTGCGCAAACATAgttcctgtttttaaaaagggTAACAAAGAGGAGGTTATCAACTACAGATCATTTCTTTATTAA
- the LOC138001225 gene encoding uncharacterized protein, giving the protein MKYSRRSTAFYSKTTVTFNPSFDLLARCGDVHPLPGPQATTSEHHSKLSLMLLNARSLVNKLVDFQASIYANSENIVIVFETWLTSAILDHEILPSGYVVYRRDRGNDKRGGRVLIAIKNDVASARRTDLESNCELVVMEVNPSRGNKFLVSGLYRPPSTKGEYLLAFKDFLANADRGSTPLYVYGDFNFPDINWDFQVAPGSDNLPSMFCDIINDSLLTQMNHAPTRITDNSKKILNAYVV; this is encoded by the coding sequence ATGAAGTATTCTAGAAGAAGTACAGCATTTTATTCAAAAACAACCGTTACTTTTAACCCTAGCTTCGATCTGCTTGCTCGCTGCGGTGATGTTCATCCGTTGCCAGGACCGCAGGCCACTACTAGCGAGCATCATTCCAAGTTATCTCTTATGTTATTGAATGCCCGTAGCCTTGTCAACAAGCTTGTGGATTTTCAAGCTTCGATTTATGCCAACAGCGAGAATATTGTAATCGTCTTTGAGACTTGGCTtacgtccgccattttggatcaCGAAATTTTGCCAAGCGGTTACGTCGTTTATCGTCGAGACAGAGGAAATGATAAAAGAGGTGGAAGAGTTCTTATAGCAATAAAAAATGACGTAGCTTCTGCTCGTCGCACTGACCTTGAGAGCAACTGCGAGCTTGTGGTTATGGAAGTCAACCCGTCCAGGGGCAACAAGTTTCTTGTTAGTGGATTGTATCGTCCCCCGTCGACAAAAGGTGAATATTTGTTGGCATTTAAGGACTTTCTAGCAAATGCTGACCGAGGCTCAACTCCCCTTTACGTCTATGGTGATTTTAATTTTCCTGATATCAACTGGGATTTTCAAGTAGCTCCAGGCTCTGATAATCTCCCCAGTATGTTCTGTGATATTATCAATGACTCATTGTTAACACAAATGAACCATGCTCCGACAAGAATTACTGATAATTCAAAGAAAATTCTGAACGCATATGTGGTCTAA